One Stigmatopora nigra isolate UIUO_SnigA chromosome 1, RoL_Snig_1.1, whole genome shotgun sequence DNA segment encodes these proteins:
- the LOC144195492 gene encoding poly(rC)-binding protein 3-like isoform X4 — protein sequence MEPIKVQSEGGLNVTLTIRLLMHGKEVGSIIGKKGETVKKMREDSGARINISEGNCPERIVTITGPTDAIFKAFAMIAYKFEEDIINSMSNSPATSKPPVTLRLVVPASQCGSLIGKGGSKIKEMRESTGAQVQVAGDMLPNSTERAVTISGAPEAIIQCVKQICVVMLESPPKGATIPYRPKPASTPVIFSGGQVRADPLGASTANLSLLLQHQPLPAYTIQGQYAIPHPDLSKLHQLAMQQTPFTPLGQTTPAFPAGLDASNQASTHELTIPNDLIGCIIGRQGTKINEIRQMSGAQIKIANAMEGSSERQITITGTPANISLAQYLINARFRDVAAMWNDPSSMTTS from the exons ATGGAGCCCATTAAAGTCCAATCAGAAGGTGGACTGAATGTGACCCTCACCATTCGGCTGCTGATGCACGGAAAG GAGGTTGGAAGCATCATAGGGAAG AAAGGGGAGACAGTGAAGAAAATGCGTGAAGAt AGTGGAGCTCGTATCAACATCTCAGAAGGCAACTGTCCCGAACGGATAGTCACCATCACCGGGCCGACGGACGCCATCTTCAAGGCCTTTGCAATGATCGCCTACAAATTTGAGGAG GACATCATCAACTCTATGAGCAACAGTCCTGCCACCAGCAAGCCCCCTGTGACTCTAAGGCTGGTAGTGCCAGCTAGCCAGTGTGGCTCGCTCATTGGCAAAGGAGGCTCCAAAATCAAAGAGATGAGAGAG TCCACAGGTGCTCAGGTCCAGGTGGCAGGTGACATGCTCCCCAACTCAACAGAGAGGGCGGTGACCATTTCCGGGGCGCCGGAAGCCATCATACAGTGTGTTAAACAGATATGTGTGGTGATGCTGGAG TCCCCACCGAAAGGTGCCACAATCCCCTACCGCCCCAAGCCTGCCTCCACCCCTGTCATTTTTTCAGGTGGCCAGGTAAGAGCAGACCCACTGGGGGCATCCACAGCCAACCTCAGCCTCTTACTGCAGCACCAGCCACTGCCT GCTTACACCATCCAAGGACAATATGCCATCCCTCATCCAGAC TTGAGCAAGCTCCACCAGTTGGCTATGCAGCAAACCCCCTTTACCCCCCTCGGACAGACCACCCCTGCCTTTCCCG CAGGTCTGGATGCCAGTAACCAGGCCAGTACTCATGAACTCACCATTCCCAATGAT CTAATAGGCTGCATAATTGGACGTCAGGGAACCAAAATCAACGAGATCCGTCAGATGTCTGGGGCACAGATCAAAATTGCTAACGCCATGGAAGGGTCATCAGAGCGCCAGATCACCATCACAGGGACCCCCGCCAACATAAGCCTGGCCCAGTACCTCATCAATGCAAG GTTTCGAGACGTGGCGGCCATGTGGAACGATCCATCCTCCATGACCACCTCCTGA
- the LOC144195492 gene encoding poly(rC)-binding protein 3-like isoform X1, giving the protein MEPIKVQSEGGLNVTLTIRLLMHGKEVGSIIGKKGETVKKMREDSGARINISEGNCPERIVTITGPTDAIFKAFAMIAYKFEEDIINSMSNSPATSKPPVTLRLVVPASQCGSLIGKGGSKIKEMRESTGAQVQVAGDMLPNSTERAVTISGAPEAIIQCVKQICVVMLESPPKGATIPYRPKPASTPVIFSGGQVRADPLGASTANLSLLLQHQPLPAYTIQGQYAIPHPDQLSKLHQLAMQQTPFTPLGQTTPAFPAAGLDASNQASTHELTIPNDLIGCIIGRQGTKINEIRQMSGAQIKIANAMEGSSERQITITGTPANISLAQYLINARFRDVAAMWNDPSSMTTS; this is encoded by the exons ATGGAGCCCATTAAAGTCCAATCAGAAGGTGGACTGAATGTGACCCTCACCATTCGGCTGCTGATGCACGGAAAG GAGGTTGGAAGCATCATAGGGAAG AAAGGGGAGACAGTGAAGAAAATGCGTGAAGAt AGTGGAGCTCGTATCAACATCTCAGAAGGCAACTGTCCCGAACGGATAGTCACCATCACCGGGCCGACGGACGCCATCTTCAAGGCCTTTGCAATGATCGCCTACAAATTTGAGGAG GACATCATCAACTCTATGAGCAACAGTCCTGCCACCAGCAAGCCCCCTGTGACTCTAAGGCTGGTAGTGCCAGCTAGCCAGTGTGGCTCGCTCATTGGCAAAGGAGGCTCCAAAATCAAAGAGATGAGAGAG TCCACAGGTGCTCAGGTCCAGGTGGCAGGTGACATGCTCCCCAACTCAACAGAGAGGGCGGTGACCATTTCCGGGGCGCCGGAAGCCATCATACAGTGTGTTAAACAGATATGTGTGGTGATGCTGGAG TCCCCACCGAAAGGTGCCACAATCCCCTACCGCCCCAAGCCTGCCTCCACCCCTGTCATTTTTTCAGGTGGCCAGGTAAGAGCAGACCCACTGGGGGCATCCACAGCCAACCTCAGCCTCTTACTGCAGCACCAGCCACTGCCT GCTTACACCATCCAAGGACAATATGCCATCCCTCATCCAGAC CAGTTGAGCAAGCTCCACCAGTTGGCTATGCAGCAAACCCCCTTTACCCCCCTCGGACAGACCACCCCTGCCTTTCCCG CAGCAGGTCTGGATGCCAGTAACCAGGCCAGTACTCATGAACTCACCATTCCCAATGAT CTAATAGGCTGCATAATTGGACGTCAGGGAACCAAAATCAACGAGATCCGTCAGATGTCTGGGGCACAGATCAAAATTGCTAACGCCATGGAAGGGTCATCAGAGCGCCAGATCACCATCACAGGGACCCCCGCCAACATAAGCCTGGCCCAGTACCTCATCAATGCAAG GTTTCGAGACGTGGCGGCCATGTGGAACGATCCATCCTCCATGACCACCTCCTGA
- the LOC144195492 gene encoding poly(rC)-binding protein 3-like isoform X2, translating to MEPIKVQSEGGLNVTLTIRLLMHGKEVGSIIGKKGETVKKMREDSGARINISEGNCPERIVTITGPTDAIFKAFAMIAYKFEEDIINSMSNSPATSKPPVTLRLVVPASQCGSLIGKGGSKIKEMRESTGAQVQVAGDMLPNSTERAVTISGAPEAIIQCVKQICVVMLESPPKGATIPYRPKPASTPVIFSGGQVRADPLGASTANLSLLLQHQPLPAYTIQGQYAIPHPDQLSKLHQLAMQQTPFTPLGQTTPAFPAGLDASNQASTHELTIPNDLIGCIIGRQGTKINEIRQMSGAQIKIANAMEGSSERQITITGTPANISLAQYLINARFRDVAAMWNDPSSMTTS from the exons ATGGAGCCCATTAAAGTCCAATCAGAAGGTGGACTGAATGTGACCCTCACCATTCGGCTGCTGATGCACGGAAAG GAGGTTGGAAGCATCATAGGGAAG AAAGGGGAGACAGTGAAGAAAATGCGTGAAGAt AGTGGAGCTCGTATCAACATCTCAGAAGGCAACTGTCCCGAACGGATAGTCACCATCACCGGGCCGACGGACGCCATCTTCAAGGCCTTTGCAATGATCGCCTACAAATTTGAGGAG GACATCATCAACTCTATGAGCAACAGTCCTGCCACCAGCAAGCCCCCTGTGACTCTAAGGCTGGTAGTGCCAGCTAGCCAGTGTGGCTCGCTCATTGGCAAAGGAGGCTCCAAAATCAAAGAGATGAGAGAG TCCACAGGTGCTCAGGTCCAGGTGGCAGGTGACATGCTCCCCAACTCAACAGAGAGGGCGGTGACCATTTCCGGGGCGCCGGAAGCCATCATACAGTGTGTTAAACAGATATGTGTGGTGATGCTGGAG TCCCCACCGAAAGGTGCCACAATCCCCTACCGCCCCAAGCCTGCCTCCACCCCTGTCATTTTTTCAGGTGGCCAGGTAAGAGCAGACCCACTGGGGGCATCCACAGCCAACCTCAGCCTCTTACTGCAGCACCAGCCACTGCCT GCTTACACCATCCAAGGACAATATGCCATCCCTCATCCAGAC CAGTTGAGCAAGCTCCACCAGTTGGCTATGCAGCAAACCCCCTTTACCCCCCTCGGACAGACCACCCCTGCCTTTCCCG CAGGTCTGGATGCCAGTAACCAGGCCAGTACTCATGAACTCACCATTCCCAATGAT CTAATAGGCTGCATAATTGGACGTCAGGGAACCAAAATCAACGAGATCCGTCAGATGTCTGGGGCACAGATCAAAATTGCTAACGCCATGGAAGGGTCATCAGAGCGCCAGATCACCATCACAGGGACCCCCGCCAACATAAGCCTGGCCCAGTACCTCATCAATGCAAG GTTTCGAGACGTGGCGGCCATGTGGAACGATCCATCCTCCATGACCACCTCCTGA
- the LOC144195492 gene encoding poly(rC)-binding protein 3-like isoform X3 — translation MEPIKVQSEGGLNVTLTIRLLMHGKEVGSIIGKKGETVKKMREDSGARINISEGNCPERIVTITGPTDAIFKAFAMIAYKFEEDIINSMSNSPATSKPPVTLRLVVPASQCGSLIGKGGSKIKEMRESTGAQVQVAGDMLPNSTERAVTISGAPEAIIQCVKQICVVMLESPPKGATIPYRPKPASTPVIFSGGQVRADPLGASTANLSLLLQHQPLPAYTIQGQYAIPHPDLSKLHQLAMQQTPFTPLGQTTPAFPAAGLDASNQASTHELTIPNDLIGCIIGRQGTKINEIRQMSGAQIKIANAMEGSSERQITITGTPANISLAQYLINARFRDVAAMWNDPSSMTTS, via the exons ATGGAGCCCATTAAAGTCCAATCAGAAGGTGGACTGAATGTGACCCTCACCATTCGGCTGCTGATGCACGGAAAG GAGGTTGGAAGCATCATAGGGAAG AAAGGGGAGACAGTGAAGAAAATGCGTGAAGAt AGTGGAGCTCGTATCAACATCTCAGAAGGCAACTGTCCCGAACGGATAGTCACCATCACCGGGCCGACGGACGCCATCTTCAAGGCCTTTGCAATGATCGCCTACAAATTTGAGGAG GACATCATCAACTCTATGAGCAACAGTCCTGCCACCAGCAAGCCCCCTGTGACTCTAAGGCTGGTAGTGCCAGCTAGCCAGTGTGGCTCGCTCATTGGCAAAGGAGGCTCCAAAATCAAAGAGATGAGAGAG TCCACAGGTGCTCAGGTCCAGGTGGCAGGTGACATGCTCCCCAACTCAACAGAGAGGGCGGTGACCATTTCCGGGGCGCCGGAAGCCATCATACAGTGTGTTAAACAGATATGTGTGGTGATGCTGGAG TCCCCACCGAAAGGTGCCACAATCCCCTACCGCCCCAAGCCTGCCTCCACCCCTGTCATTTTTTCAGGTGGCCAGGTAAGAGCAGACCCACTGGGGGCATCCACAGCCAACCTCAGCCTCTTACTGCAGCACCAGCCACTGCCT GCTTACACCATCCAAGGACAATATGCCATCCCTCATCCAGAC TTGAGCAAGCTCCACCAGTTGGCTATGCAGCAAACCCCCTTTACCCCCCTCGGACAGACCACCCCTGCCTTTCCCG CAGCAGGTCTGGATGCCAGTAACCAGGCCAGTACTCATGAACTCACCATTCCCAATGAT CTAATAGGCTGCATAATTGGACGTCAGGGAACCAAAATCAACGAGATCCGTCAGATGTCTGGGGCACAGATCAAAATTGCTAACGCCATGGAAGGGTCATCAGAGCGCCAGATCACCATCACAGGGACCCCCGCCAACATAAGCCTGGCCCAGTACCTCATCAATGCAAG GTTTCGAGACGTGGCGGCCATGTGGAACGATCCATCCTCCATGACCACCTCCTGA
- the LOC144195492 gene encoding poly(rC)-binding protein 3-like isoform X5: MEPIKVQSEGGLNVTLTIRLLMHGKEVGSIIGKKGETVKKMREDSGARINISEGNCPERIVTITGPTDAIFKAFAMIAYKFEEDIINSMSNSPATSKPPVTLRLVVPASQCGSLIGKGGSKIKEMRESTGAQVQVAGDMLPNSTERAVTISGAPEAIIQCVKQICVVMLESPPKGATIPYRPKPASTPVIFSGGQVRADPLGASTANLSLLLQHQPLPAYTIQGQYAIPHPDLSKLHQLAMQQTPFTPLGQTTPAFPAGLDASNQASTHELTIPNDLIGCIIGRQGTKINEIRQMSGAQIKIANAMEGSSERQITITGTPANISLAQYLINAR, translated from the exons ATGGAGCCCATTAAAGTCCAATCAGAAGGTGGACTGAATGTGACCCTCACCATTCGGCTGCTGATGCACGGAAAG GAGGTTGGAAGCATCATAGGGAAG AAAGGGGAGACAGTGAAGAAAATGCGTGAAGAt AGTGGAGCTCGTATCAACATCTCAGAAGGCAACTGTCCCGAACGGATAGTCACCATCACCGGGCCGACGGACGCCATCTTCAAGGCCTTTGCAATGATCGCCTACAAATTTGAGGAG GACATCATCAACTCTATGAGCAACAGTCCTGCCACCAGCAAGCCCCCTGTGACTCTAAGGCTGGTAGTGCCAGCTAGCCAGTGTGGCTCGCTCATTGGCAAAGGAGGCTCCAAAATCAAAGAGATGAGAGAG TCCACAGGTGCTCAGGTCCAGGTGGCAGGTGACATGCTCCCCAACTCAACAGAGAGGGCGGTGACCATTTCCGGGGCGCCGGAAGCCATCATACAGTGTGTTAAACAGATATGTGTGGTGATGCTGGAG TCCCCACCGAAAGGTGCCACAATCCCCTACCGCCCCAAGCCTGCCTCCACCCCTGTCATTTTTTCAGGTGGCCAGGTAAGAGCAGACCCACTGGGGGCATCCACAGCCAACCTCAGCCTCTTACTGCAGCACCAGCCACTGCCT GCTTACACCATCCAAGGACAATATGCCATCCCTCATCCAGAC TTGAGCAAGCTCCACCAGTTGGCTATGCAGCAAACCCCCTTTACCCCCCTCGGACAGACCACCCCTGCCTTTCCCG CAGGTCTGGATGCCAGTAACCAGGCCAGTACTCATGAACTCACCATTCCCAATGAT CTAATAGGCTGCATAATTGGACGTCAGGGAACCAAAATCAACGAGATCCGTCAGATGTCTGGGGCACAGATCAAAATTGCTAACGCCATGGAAGGGTCATCAGAGCGCCAGATCACCATCACAGGGACCCCCGCCAACATAAGCCTGGCCCAGTACCTCATCAATGCAAGGTAA